Proteins found in one Balneola sp. genomic segment:
- a CDS encoding thioredoxin domain-containing protein, giving the protein MNRLSKEKSPYLLQHQNNPVDWYPWGDEAFAKAKKENKPVFLSIGYATCHWCHVMEHESFEDEEIADQLNQAFINVKVDREERPDIDSTYMTVCQMLNGHGGWPLSLFLTPDKEPFFAATYIPKEARYGRIGLRQLIRGIQGMWIHEPDKISQAVESIKHGFKNAQEFQAGEFPGTEAIDFAAEQLITNFDEEFAGFGSAPKFLTPHNLMFLLRQWHHTKEERFLNAVSKTLTAMRFGGIWDHIGHGFHRYSTDREWLLPHFEKMLYDQALLMIAYTETWQVTKNPLFKKTVCEIAEYVESNLTNTEGAFFSAEDADSEGEEGKFYLWDTNELQGLLSKDQFSFFSKEFQILEEGNFEDEATKQKNGKNIPHLKADIASEKQKDWKSIRELVYKEREKRIRPLLDDKILTDWNALMIIALAKAGAAFGDDELIQKAEKAYQFINRNLFEGNDLLHRYKDREAEINAFADDYAFLIWASLELYESTFNSDYLNKAIELNTHFLNEFWDEKAGGLFFSIDDKDQPLGRQKQIYDGAIPSSNSVSLLNLVRLARFTGDTSLDEKAQELGKCFSTDLIRAGSSSTASMMALQFLYHEPREIVITEGSGDQELFAQYLRELFLPSKVLLFRPLDEDNSVYESAPYLTHLKSIEKASTVYVCKDYSCDTPTLELEILKEQLAS; this is encoded by the coding sequence TTGAACCGACTCTCCAAAGAAAAAAGCCCATACTTATTACAGCATCAAAACAACCCGGTAGATTGGTACCCCTGGGGAGATGAGGCTTTTGCAAAAGCAAAAAAAGAAAATAAACCTGTTTTTCTATCCATTGGTTATGCCACCTGCCATTGGTGCCATGTAATGGAGCACGAAAGCTTCGAAGATGAGGAAATAGCTGATCAACTTAACCAGGCATTTATAAATGTAAAAGTAGATCGTGAGGAAAGACCGGATATCGACAGTACCTATATGACGGTATGCCAAATGCTAAACGGACATGGTGGTTGGCCACTTTCCCTTTTCCTAACACCAGATAAGGAGCCCTTTTTTGCAGCAACCTATATACCAAAAGAAGCAAGGTATGGACGAATAGGATTGAGACAGCTAATTCGGGGAATCCAGGGCATGTGGATCCATGAACCTGATAAAATTAGCCAAGCTGTGGAAAGCATCAAACACGGGTTTAAAAATGCGCAAGAATTTCAAGCTGGTGAGTTTCCCGGTACTGAAGCCATTGACTTCGCTGCCGAACAATTGATTACAAATTTCGATGAGGAATTCGCTGGATTTGGATCTGCTCCAAAATTTCTTACCCCCCACAACCTGATGTTCCTATTGCGGCAATGGCACCATACGAAAGAAGAACGTTTTTTGAATGCGGTATCAAAAACACTTACTGCAATGCGTTTTGGAGGGATATGGGATCATATAGGCCATGGCTTTCATCGCTATTCTACCGACAGGGAATGGTTGCTCCCTCATTTCGAAAAAATGCTCTATGATCAGGCACTTCTTATGATTGCCTATACAGAGACATGGCAGGTTACTAAAAATCCTTTGTTCAAAAAAACTGTGTGTGAAATCGCTGAATATGTAGAAAGTAATCTAACTAATACTGAGGGTGCTTTCTTTTCTGCAGAAGACGCTGACAGCGAAGGAGAGGAAGGCAAGTTTTATTTATGGGATACTAATGAATTGCAAGGCCTGCTATCCAAAGACCAATTCTCTTTTTTCAGTAAAGAATTTCAGATTCTGGAGGAAGGAAATTTTGAAGATGAAGCTACCAAACAGAAGAACGGAAAGAATATTCCTCACCTTAAAGCAGACATTGCTAGTGAAAAACAAAAGGACTGGAAGTCTATTCGAGAATTGGTTTATAAGGAGAGGGAGAAAAGAATTCGACCATTACTTGATGATAAAATACTGACCGACTGGAATGCCCTCATGATTATTGCTCTTGCAAAAGCCGGTGCTGCTTTTGGTGATGATGAGTTGATTCAGAAGGCTGAAAAAGCTTACCAGTTTATAAATCGAAACCTATTTGAAGGAAATGATTTACTTCATCGATACAAAGACAGAGAAGCAGAAATAAATGCTTTTGCTGATGACTATGCTTTTCTGATATGGGCCTCTCTTGAATTATATGAATCCACCTTTAATAGTGATTACTTAAACAAAGCAATTGAACTTAATACTCACTTCCTCAATGAGTTTTGGGATGAAAAAGCAGGAGGTTTATTCTTCAGTATTGATGACAAAGATCAACCTCTTGGAAGGCAAAAACAGATTTATGACGGAGCCATTCCATCTTCTAATTCCGTTTCCCTTTTGAATCTGGTTCGCTTGGCACGTTTTACCGGTGATACTTCTTTGGATGAAAAAGCCCAGGAATTAGGAAAATGTTTTTCTACAGATCTGATTCGCGCAGGATCGAGTAGTACAGCCAGTATGATGGCACTTCAATTTTTATATCATGAACCCAGAGAAATTGTGATTACTGAGGGTTCCGGAGACCAGGAATTATTTGCTCAGTATCTTCGTGAGCTTTTTCTGCCATCAAAAGTATTACTCTTTCGGCCATTGGATGAAGATAACTCAGTCTACGAAAGCGCCCCTTATTTAACTCACCTTAAGTCCATAGAAAAAGCGTCTACAGTCTATGTCTGTAAAGACTATTCATGTGATACCCCTACTTTAGAATTAGAAATACTGAAAGAGCAGTTAGCATCTTAA
- a CDS encoding CTP synthase has translation MSTKYIFVTGGVTSSLGKGIICASLGRLLVARGLKVTVQKLDPYINVDPGTMNPYEHGEVYVTDDGAETDLDLGHYERFLDIKTSQTNNVTTGRIYYDVITKERQGAYLGKTVQVIPHITDEIQSHVLKLGQSGEYDVVIVEIGGTVGDIESLPYIEAVRQLRYNVGRANTLSIHLTLVPYLAAAGELKTKPTQHSVKTLSESGLQPDILVCRCEHSLDESIRGKVARFCNVEIEDVIESIDARSIYEVPLLMQNQKLDERVIEKLKLDTKEPNLDNWIGFVEAVCNPSGDIEIALVGKYVEHHDSYKSIVEAFIHAGAVNDCKVKIRWVQSDNLTSENVAAQLDGVAGVLVAPGFGGRGIEGKLSAVNYARVNEIPFFGICLGMQCAVIEYARNVCGWKDANSTEFNEDSEYPIIDIMPDQKDIENMGGTMRLGKYACKLEKGSNAHKAYGSDMVYERHRHRYEVNNNLRYKLTENGMLLTGMNPERDLVEIVEIKEHPWFVGVQFHPELRSTVNNPQALFVDFVKASLKHAKANNLFTPKKENKVPVGK, from the coding sequence ATGTCTACCAAATACATTTTCGTTACCGGTGGGGTAACATCTTCCTTGGGGAAAGGAATTATTTGTGCTTCTCTAGGTCGTTTGCTTGTAGCCAGAGGTCTCAAGGTTACCGTTCAAAAACTTGATCCCTATATCAATGTGGATCCCGGAACCATGAACCCCTATGAGCATGGTGAAGTTTATGTAACTGATGATGGCGCCGAAACAGATTTAGATCTGGGTCACTATGAAAGGTTTTTGGACATCAAAACCTCTCAAACTAATAATGTTACTACAGGCAGGATTTATTATGACGTAATCACCAAAGAACGTCAGGGAGCATATCTGGGGAAAACAGTCCAGGTGATTCCGCACATCACCGATGAGATACAATCACATGTACTCAAGCTTGGCCAATCGGGAGAATACGATGTAGTAATCGTTGAGATAGGCGGAACAGTGGGTGATATTGAAAGTCTTCCATACATCGAGGCAGTCCGTCAACTCAGATATAATGTAGGCAGGGCAAATACATTATCAATACACTTAACTCTTGTTCCCTATTTAGCAGCGGCAGGTGAATTAAAAACTAAGCCTACTCAGCACTCTGTCAAAACTCTTTCTGAAAGTGGATTGCAACCTGATATTCTTGTGTGTAGATGTGAACATTCGCTAGACGAATCTATCAGAGGAAAAGTGGCCAGGTTCTGTAATGTTGAGATCGAAGATGTAATCGAATCCATTGATGCCCGAAGTATTTATGAAGTTCCGCTTCTGATGCAGAATCAGAAATTGGATGAACGGGTAATTGAAAAACTTAAGTTGGATACTAAGGAACCAAATCTGGACAATTGGATTGGTTTTGTTGAAGCTGTTTGCAATCCATCAGGTGATATTGAAATAGCTCTGGTTGGAAAGTATGTAGAGCACCATGATTCTTATAAATCAATTGTTGAAGCGTTTATACATGCAGGAGCAGTTAACGATTGTAAGGTCAAAATAAGATGGGTACAATCTGATAATCTTACATCAGAAAATGTAGCTGCACAATTGGATGGAGTGGCTGGAGTATTAGTTGCTCCTGGATTTGGAGGAAGAGGAATCGAAGGGAAGCTTTCTGCCGTAAACTATGCCCGGGTAAATGAGATTCCTTTCTTTGGAATTTGCCTTGGAATGCAATGCGCAGTTATCGAATATGCCCGGAATGTATGTGGCTGGAAGGACGCTAACAGCACAGAGTTTAATGAGGATTCCGAATACCCTATCATCGATATCATGCCTGACCAAAAGGATATCGAAAACATGGGTGGAACAATGAGGTTAGGTAAATATGCGTGTAAGCTCGAAAAAGGAAGTAATGCACATAAAGCATATGGTTCTGATATGGTTTATGAGCGTCATCGTCATCGCTATGAGGTGAATAATAACCTCAGGTACAAACTTACTGAGAATGGGATGCTTCTTACAGGCATGAACCCGGAGCGTGATTTAGTAGAAATCGTTGAGATTAAGGAGCACCCATGGTTTGTAGGTGTACAGTTCCATCCTGAATTAAGAAGTACTGTGAATAATCCTCAGGCTTTATTTGTCGATTTTGTGAAAGCTAGTTTAAAACATGCAAAGGCCAATAACCTGTTCACTCCAAAAAAGGAAAATAAAGTACCAGTGGGTAAGTGA
- a CDS encoding DUF4412 domain-containing protein produces MSMNIRKLQTGISIIMLSLISTAAFAQFQGQITMKTYGENNGVPEVNELNLYATSDRIIVQGQESVSMMDGLNASGLLIRNDEKDFIVLMGENKALQFTKEELEGFFQMAGMISRGESSDADIDSNTNFRYTNREKKILGYDCSELLIESEDSDGSVSIWLTKGIDINWGMLTQPWNNAPENMRNTLTRLTQEFKSQNFPLLIEVTDKGEKSTVFEVTNVNRSSIAKAMVEVPAGVNLIGLQELIFSMMMGN; encoded by the coding sequence ATGTCAATGAATATCAGAAAGCTACAAACAGGGATATCTATCATCATGCTAAGTTTGATTTCAACTGCCGCATTTGCACAGTTTCAAGGTCAAATTACTATGAAAACTTATGGAGAAAATAATGGAGTACCAGAAGTAAATGAGCTCAACTTATATGCTACCTCTGATAGAATTATTGTTCAGGGACAAGAATCGGTAAGTATGATGGATGGGCTAAATGCAAGTGGCCTCCTTATCCGAAATGATGAGAAAGATTTTATAGTGCTTATGGGAGAGAACAAAGCACTTCAATTCACAAAAGAAGAACTGGAAGGTTTTTTCCAAATGGCTGGAATGATTTCTAGGGGAGAGAGTAGTGATGCGGATATTGATTCCAATACCAATTTCCGATATACAAATCGAGAAAAGAAAATCCTTGGATATGACTGTAGTGAACTTCTAATTGAAAGTGAAGACAGCGATGGCTCTGTATCAATTTGGCTTACCAAGGGAATTGACATAAACTGGGGAATGCTAACTCAGCCCTGGAATAATGCCCCTGAAAACATGAGAAATACTTTAACAAGGCTTACCCAGGAGTTTAAGTCACAAAATTTCCCGCTTCTTATTGAAGTAACCGACAAGGGAGAAAAGAGCACAGTTTTTGAAGTAACGAATGTAAATCGTTCAAGCATCGCAAAAGCCATGGTTGAAGTACCTGCAGGAGTGAACCTAATTGGCTTACAAGAATTGATTTTCAGTATGATGATGGGCAATTAA
- a CDS encoding DUF1343 domain-containing protein yields MKYITVLITLLLFADCEAQTQSTEKKVKIGAEVLIEKHLDKLDGKRVGLVMNPTARIEETHMLDTLISLGINVTALFAPEHGFRGEAGAGERIEDGVDAATGLPVHSLYGNTKKPSAEMLQNVDLLIFDMQDVGARFYTYNSTMKHILEAGAEFDKEVWILDRPNPAGGDYVSGWVLEEEHKSFVGSYPIPVAHGLTLGELALMAKGEGWLEINGYSPNVKVIEMEGWNRVMKWSETGLNWFPPSPNLPSFEHAYLYLGTCLFEGTTLSEGRGTPNPFLTIGSPKTFINLSELRAVSEKYSVIIDTVSIVPRSIPGKARYPKYEDEKIFGVKINATPDTQDPVRFGVELVNLLMEKTEDAEYSDFIYLLAGTKKIIDENGEINWGEEFEEFLIKRKQYLIYR; encoded by the coding sequence ATGAAATACATCACCGTCTTAATAACTCTTCTTCTTTTTGCAGATTGTGAAGCTCAAACTCAGAGTACGGAAAAAAAGGTAAAAATTGGAGCAGAGGTGCTAATTGAAAAGCACCTTGATAAGCTTGATGGAAAAAGGGTAGGGCTGGTGATGAATCCTACAGCCAGGATTGAAGAGACTCACATGTTGGATACATTGATCTCGTTGGGGATAAATGTAACAGCTCTATTCGCTCCGGAACATGGATTTAGAGGAGAAGCTGGAGCAGGGGAGCGCATCGAAGATGGAGTTGATGCTGCTACGGGACTTCCCGTTCATTCTTTATATGGCAATACAAAAAAGCCGTCTGCAGAGATGTTACAAAATGTAGATCTCCTGATTTTTGATATGCAGGATGTTGGAGCAAGATTCTACACCTATAACAGTACTATGAAACATATACTAGAAGCTGGTGCAGAGTTTGATAAAGAAGTTTGGATCTTAGATCGGCCAAATCCAGCTGGAGGTGATTATGTTTCAGGTTGGGTATTAGAAGAAGAGCATAAGTCCTTCGTGGGATCCTATCCTATTCCCGTAGCTCATGGACTCACCTTAGGCGAGTTGGCACTAATGGCTAAAGGTGAAGGGTGGTTAGAAATAAATGGCTACTCTCCTAATGTAAAAGTCATAGAAATGGAAGGATGGAACAGGGTAATGAAATGGAGCGAAACAGGATTGAACTGGTTTCCTCCATCTCCAAATTTACCTTCTTTTGAACACGCTTATTTATATCTCGGTACTTGTTTGTTCGAAGGAACAACTCTCTCAGAGGGCAGAGGTACCCCTAATCCCTTTTTGACTATCGGATCCCCAAAGACATTCATAAATCTGTCCGAGCTAAGAGCCGTTTCAGAAAAATATTCAGTAATAATTGATACAGTTTCCATTGTACCCAGATCTATTCCTGGTAAGGCACGTTACCCTAAATATGAAGACGAGAAAATATTTGGGGTGAAGATTAATGCTACTCCCGACACTCAAGACCCAGTAAGATTTGGCGTAGAACTTGTCAATCTTCTTATGGAAAAAACAGAAGACGCTGAGTATTCTGACTTTATATACTTACTTGCCGGTACAAAAAAGATTATTGACGAAAATGGAGAAATAAATTGGGGGGAGGAGTTCGAGGAATTTCTCATAAAAAGAAAGCAATACTTAATCTATCGCTAA
- the rlmB gene encoding 23S rRNA (guanosine(2251)-2'-O)-methyltransferase RlmB: MRNQDNFFIYGRKPVEEALLDKAQEIDKIFIKNSINASSYKNLNEAALINRVPIVKVPDQKIHSLVGRVNHQGFVAQVSLIKYLNFFEWIETLDLASNPAVILLDGIEDPHNLGAILRSAVAAGISAVLVPTQNQAPVNATVFKTSAGTATKISIIRVHDTKQGFKDLKLAGFSILGLDMSAKETIWESDFEKPIAFLIGNEGKGIDRELIAKCDQLAMLPMERSVESLNASVTAALISYEWKRKKLAID, encoded by the coding sequence ATGCGAAATCAAGATAACTTTTTCATCTATGGGCGAAAGCCAGTAGAAGAAGCACTGCTTGACAAGGCACAGGAGATCGATAAAATTTTCATAAAGAACTCAATTAACGCGAGTTCCTACAAAAATTTAAACGAAGCTGCTTTAATCAACCGGGTACCTATTGTAAAAGTTCCTGATCAAAAAATTCACAGCCTAGTTGGAAGAGTTAATCATCAGGGCTTTGTTGCACAGGTAAGTTTAATTAAATACTTAAACTTTTTTGAATGGATTGAAACCCTCGATTTAGCCTCAAATCCAGCTGTTATTTTGCTTGACGGAATTGAAGACCCTCATAACCTAGGCGCTATATTGCGATCGGCTGTAGCTGCTGGCATCTCGGCTGTTCTGGTTCCAACTCAAAACCAGGCACCTGTAAACGCAACTGTTTTTAAAACATCTGCCGGTACAGCAACAAAGATTTCAATCATTAGAGTACATGACACCAAACAAGGATTCAAGGATCTAAAATTGGCTGGGTTTTCGATTCTTGGTTTGGATATGTCTGCGAAAGAAACGATATGGGAATCTGATTTCGAAAAGCCAATTGCATTTTTAATTGGCAATGAGGGAAAGGGTATTGATAGAGAACTAATCGCCAAATGCGACCAGCTAGCCATGTTACCTATGGAACGAAGCGTTGAATCTCTTAATGCTTCCGTTACTGCTGCTTTAATCAGCTATGAATGGAAAAGAAAAAAGTTAGCGATAGATTAA
- a CDS encoding adenylate/guanylate cyclase domain-containing protein has translation MRFPSLKTISLSRTAPKGFLGVTNARLSSYLQWEQEPYIWEKPFRFGTSRHYKLGIIKSLKYLVDLIPNEQGTEVRTRIWATPQKEGLFNILKFLIERILKRRYQLILKEFDACAYEQILPYERSNTKPLIRGAESKIRAIKSELIKETRRKRIIDHLIEYIKKADDEALVRMNPFMLAEYWGEKKYSVLNVFLHAANLGLLDFSWDVCCPNCKAPRNSFQKLAEIRAQLHCDECDLDYEMDFNSNTLLVFTPHPLIRKTSDRRFSFGEPQATPHKVSQHFLEIGEAAYLNIELEEGTYIFKSHTHKGSITIHVREDGLDTISLIMTDKNFTDEEVTIAPSPNLTLINNSSKKIVCVLEKKDWKEEATYASEVSSALDFRSLFSREALKEGTSVKASGVTMLFTDIMNSTEFYQQAGDEMAIGRVMNHFKIIQSIVAEERGGIVKTIGDSVMAVFREPVSALKAIERIQHIFSGSTSLGDSFKLKAGVHFGDCTAVNLNGRTDYFGTTVNIAARLVDAAKEKEVILSEDFYNHPDVKLYLEKRGKALFIKQNQIELKGFDKKEFKVKQLRLERPPLRLVV, from the coding sequence ATGAGATTCCCCTCCTTAAAAACAATTTCACTTTCTCGTACCGCGCCAAAAGGATTTCTTGGAGTAACTAATGCCAGGCTTAGTTCTTACCTGCAATGGGAACAGGAACCCTATATTTGGGAAAAACCTTTTCGTTTTGGTACAAGCAGGCACTACAAACTGGGAATAATAAAATCGCTCAAATACCTGGTGGATCTTATTCCTAACGAACAAGGCACTGAAGTTCGAACAAGAATTTGGGCTACACCGCAAAAGGAAGGATTGTTCAACATCCTCAAATTCCTGATCGAACGAATCTTAAAACGTCGCTACCAGCTCATTCTAAAAGAATTTGATGCTTGTGCATACGAGCAAATACTCCCTTATGAACGAAGTAATACAAAGCCATTAATCAGAGGTGCTGAATCAAAAATACGGGCTATAAAATCTGAGCTCATTAAAGAAACAAGACGAAAAAGGATCATTGATCATCTGATTGAGTACATCAAAAAAGCAGACGATGAAGCACTGGTACGAATGAATCCCTTTATGCTTGCAGAATACTGGGGAGAGAAGAAATACTCTGTGCTTAATGTATTTCTTCATGCTGCTAACCTGGGATTGCTGGATTTTTCCTGGGATGTATGCTGCCCAAACTGTAAAGCGCCCCGTAATTCTTTTCAAAAACTAGCCGAAATCAGGGCACAGCTTCATTGTGATGAGTGTGATCTGGATTATGAAATGGATTTCAACTCAAATACACTTCTGGTATTTACTCCTCATCCTTTAATCCGAAAAACATCAGATCGAAGATTCAGTTTTGGGGAACCTCAAGCAACACCACATAAGGTTTCTCAACATTTTTTGGAAATTGGTGAAGCAGCCTATCTGAATATCGAACTAGAGGAAGGTACCTATATTTTTAAAAGCCATACTCATAAAGGCTCAATTACTATTCATGTTAGAGAAGACGGGCTTGACACCATTTCTTTGATTATGACTGACAAGAATTTTACTGATGAGGAGGTTACCATTGCCCCAAGTCCTAACCTGACTTTAATTAATAATTCTTCAAAGAAGATAGTTTGCGTTCTGGAAAAGAAAGACTGGAAAGAAGAAGCGACCTATGCCAGCGAAGTTAGTTCTGCTCTCGATTTCCGCTCCCTGTTTTCAAGAGAAGCATTAAAAGAGGGTACCAGTGTAAAAGCATCCGGCGTAACCATGCTCTTTACAGACATAATGAATTCGACTGAATTTTATCAGCAAGCCGGAGATGAAATGGCAATTGGACGGGTAATGAACCACTTTAAAATTATACAGTCTATTGTAGCTGAGGAGCGAGGTGGTATCGTAAAGACTATTGGGGATTCAGTAATGGCTGTTTTCCGTGAGCCTGTATCTGCACTTAAAGCGATAGAACGTATACAACATATCTTCTCTGGTAGTACCTCACTTGGAGACTCGTTTAAATTGAAAGCAGGAGTGCACTTTGGAGATTGTACCGCTGTAAATCTAAATGGAAGAACCGATTACTTTGGCACTACAGTTAATATTGCTGCCCGTCTTGTAGATGCTGCCAAAGAAAAAGAAGTGATTTTGTCTGAAGATTTCTACAATCATCCCGATGTAAAACTATACCTCGAAAAGAGAGGAAAGGCGTTATTTATTAAACAAAACCAAATTGAACTTAAAGGTTTTGACAAGAAAGAGTTTAAAGTAAAACAGCTCCGGTTAGAACGCCCACCTCTTCGTTTGGTGGTTTAA
- a CDS encoding amidohydrolase, producing the protein MKRLPILFLSIVLISCSSQSPKTIITNVNGYTLEGDSLVTFQTLVIADGKVVAKGERSLADQYQGTIIDGNGKTLLPGLVDAHGHVMGLGFQELQVNLSGITSLDQTLETIKDYADSNPELEWIQGRGWNQTLWPENRFPTAEDLDQVVSDRPVWLSRVDGHAGWGNTMAMRLAGISKDTPDPQGGKIIRDSQGNATGVFIDAAEGYINSIIPPTTDKERELALEKALDQMASVGITSVHEAGTNVTSWNLYKQFADDGRLKTRIYGMISGAGPIFDTLSVNGPINSYADDMLALRSVKLYSDGALGSRGAALIEPYSDDPGNKGLLFVSQDEMNQMVSKVIGKGFQAGIHAIGDMGNRQVLDAIEYALGEHGDQGLRNRIEHAQIVAIDDIPRFKELNVIASMQPTHATSDKNMAEDRVGPDRIKGGYAWQSFLQQGTIVAAGSDFPVEHSNPFYGLYSAVTRMDHEGTPDGGWYPGESLSREEALRAFTIDAAYAGHQENELGTLENGKWADFIIIDQDYFTVPESEIWKIEVLETWVAGKKVF; encoded by the coding sequence ATGAAGCGACTACCCATTCTTTTCTTATCTATAGTTCTAATCTCTTGCTCTTCTCAATCTCCAAAAACAATTATTACAAATGTAAATGGATATACACTTGAAGGTGATTCACTTGTCACATTCCAAACATTGGTAATAGCTGATGGTAAAGTGGTTGCCAAAGGAGAGCGCTCACTTGCTGATCAATATCAGGGTACTATAATTGATGGGAACGGGAAGACCTTGCTTCCTGGATTAGTAGATGCACATGGTCATGTAATGGGATTAGGATTCCAGGAACTGCAAGTAAATTTATCAGGAATTACTTCTTTAGATCAGACTTTAGAGACTATCAAAGATTATGCTGATTCGAATCCTGAACTTGAATGGATACAGGGAAGGGGGTGGAATCAAACTCTTTGGCCTGAGAATAGATTTCCTACTGCTGAAGATTTAGATCAGGTAGTTTCTGATCGACCTGTTTGGCTAAGTAGAGTAGATGGGCATGCCGGATGGGGTAATACAATGGCTATGAGGTTAGCCGGAATTAGTAAAGATACTCCTGATCCGCAAGGGGGAAAGATCATAAGAGACTCTCAGGGTAATGCAACAGGTGTGTTTATTGACGCTGCTGAGGGTTACATCAACTCAATTATACCACCTACAACTGATAAAGAACGTGAACTGGCCTTAGAAAAAGCGTTAGATCAAATGGCTAGCGTAGGTATTACCTCAGTGCATGAGGCGGGAACCAATGTAACTTCATGGAATCTGTATAAGCAGTTTGCTGATGATGGACGGTTAAAGACCAGAATCTATGGGATGATCTCGGGAGCAGGGCCAATATTTGATACCCTTTCAGTGAATGGTCCAATTAACTCATATGCTGATGATATGTTAGCACTAAGAAGTGTGAAACTATATTCCGATGGGGCGCTGGGTAGTAGAGGGGCTGCTTTAATCGAACCCTATTCTGATGACCCTGGTAACAAAGGACTGCTATTTGTAAGTCAGGACGAAATGAATCAAATGGTATCCAAAGTAATAGGAAAGGGTTTTCAGGCAGGAATTCATGCTATTGGTGATATGGGGAACAGGCAGGTTCTTGATGCTATAGAGTACGCACTGGGTGAACATGGCGATCAGGGTTTAAGAAATAGGATAGAACATGCGCAAATTGTAGCCATTGATGATATTCCCAGATTCAAAGAGCTGAATGTTATTGCTTCTATGCAACCTACTCACGCTACCAGTGATAAAAATATGGCAGAAGATCGTGTTGGTCCTGATCGCATCAAAGGGGGATATGCATGGCAATCTTTTCTTCAACAGGGAACCATAGTAGCAGCTGGTTCAGATTTTCCTGTTGAGCATTCCAATCCGTTTTATGGATTATACTCAGCGGTAACCAGGATGGATCATGAAGGAACCCCCGATGGAGGATGGTATCCCGGAGAATCTCTATCAAGGGAGGAAGCACTTCGCGCGTTTACAATCGATGCAGCTTATGCAGGGCACCAAGAAAATGAGTTAGGTACTCTTGAAAATGGGAAATGGGCTGATTTCATTATTATTGATCAGGATTACTTTACCGTTCCGGAAAGTGAAATTTGGAAAATAGAAGTACTTGAAACCTGGGTGGCCGGTAAAAAAGTATTTTAG
- a CDS encoding NUDIX hydrolase, producing the protein MSSEVYSNKLRIRACGVLIDQDRILLVQLYSPVSVKNIWTTPGGGVDFGESLKAAVKREFFEETGLKVNVKKLLLINELIDGLYHALEFFFEVAKEEGQLKLGQDPEHPDEEQLLKDLRFFTRDELESNEDIKPEILRKVFNAKEGGQVIRVSFKERNG; encoded by the coding sequence GTGAGTAGCGAGGTCTACTCAAATAAGTTAAGAATTCGTGCCTGTGGTGTACTAATAGATCAGGATAGAATTCTCCTGGTTCAATTATATTCTCCTGTTTCCGTAAAGAATATATGGACCACCCCCGGAGGTGGTGTTGATTTTGGGGAATCTTTAAAAGCAGCCGTTAAAAGAGAGTTTTTCGAAGAAACAGGCTTAAAGGTTAATGTCAAAAAACTACTATTAATAAATGAGTTGATTGATGGTTTGTACCATGCTTTGGAATTCTTTTTTGAAGTGGCCAAAGAGGAGGGTCAGCTAAAATTAGGTCAGGACCCAGAGCATCCGGACGAAGAGCAGCTACTAAAAGATCTTCGCTTTTTTACAAGAGATGAATTGGAATCGAATGAGGACATAAAACCAGAAATACTGCGGAAGGTCTTTAATGCTAAAGAAGGAGGGCAGGTAATTAGGGTGAGTTTTAAGGAAAGGAATGGGTAA
- a CDS encoding nucleoside-diphosphate kinase — protein MERTLTILKPDCVRKGLIGEVTKRIQDAGFTILAMKMTRLTMDTAGGFYAVHKERPFYGELCEFMSSGACVPMILEKENAVADFRTLIGATNPAEADQGTIRADFADSVGENIIHGSDSVENGKIEGVYFFAESDVVANIS, from the coding sequence ATAGAAAGAACATTAACTATTCTTAAACCCGATTGTGTTCGCAAAGGGCTTATAGGAGAGGTAACAAAAAGAATCCAGGATGCTGGTTTCACCATTTTAGCAATGAAGATGACCCGACTTACCATGGATACTGCGGGTGGTTTTTATGCTGTTCACAAAGAAAGACCTTTTTACGGCGAGTTGTGCGAATTTATGAGTAGCGGCGCGTGCGTACCAATGATTCTTGAGAAAGAAAATGCAGTAGCTGATTTCAGGACATTGATCGGTGCTACTAACCCGGCAGAAGCTGATCAAGGAACCATCAGAGCTGATTTCGCTGATAGCGTTGGAGAAAATATTATACACGGTTCAGACTCGGTAGAAAATGGGAAAATAGAAGGAGTCTATTTTTTTGCTGAATCTGACGTAGTTGCAAATATCAGCTGA